One part of the Cystobacter ferrugineus genome encodes these proteins:
- a CDS encoding class II 3-deoxy-7-phosphoheptulonate synthase has translation MSIWSPISWKTKPITQDVRYEDPKEVEDVVAALGRLPPLVTSWEVERLRELLAEAQQGRRFLLQGGDCAESLSDCRSDIITNRQKIILQMSLVLIHGGHRPVIRVGRIAGQYAKPRSKPTEVRGGVELPSYFGDLVNRPEFTPEARRADPKLLLACYHHAAMTLNFVRSLSDGGFADVHHPEYWDLSFFRQAAVPGELREEYEQTTRKLSEALRFMEALGERTVADLSRVDFYTSHEGLNLHYESAQTRQVPWREGWYDLTTHLPWIGERTRALDGAHVEFFRGIRNPVGVKLGPSVSPEDAVRLAEALNPDNEPGKLVLITRMGAQKVADALPPVVEAMRRAGRLVLWVCDPMHGNTVSTSSGIKTRNFQEVLREVEQSFDVHEKLGSYLGGVHFELTGEDVTECVGGAVGITEQDLERNYATLCDPRLNYRQALEMSFHIARRMSRLPRAPRP, from the coding sequence ATGAGCATCTGGTCCCCCATTTCCTGGAAGACGAAGCCCATCACCCAAGACGTCCGCTACGAGGATCCGAAGGAGGTCGAGGACGTCGTCGCGGCGCTCGGACGCCTGCCTCCGCTGGTCACCTCCTGGGAGGTGGAGCGGCTGCGTGAGCTGCTGGCGGAGGCCCAGCAGGGCCGCCGCTTCCTGCTGCAGGGCGGAGACTGCGCCGAGTCGCTCTCCGACTGCCGTTCGGACATCATCACCAACCGGCAGAAGATCATCCTGCAGATGTCGCTGGTGCTCATCCACGGGGGGCACCGGCCCGTCATCCGGGTGGGACGCATCGCCGGCCAGTACGCCAAGCCGCGCTCCAAGCCCACGGAAGTTCGCGGGGGCGTGGAGCTGCCCAGCTACTTCGGGGACCTGGTCAACCGGCCGGAGTTCACTCCCGAGGCGCGGCGAGCGGACCCGAAGTTGCTGCTGGCCTGCTACCACCACGCGGCGATGACGCTCAACTTCGTGCGCTCGCTGAGCGACGGTGGCTTCGCCGACGTGCACCACCCCGAGTACTGGGACCTGAGCTTCTTCCGGCAGGCCGCCGTGCCGGGCGAGCTGCGCGAGGAGTACGAGCAGACCACCCGCAAGCTCAGCGAGGCCCTGCGCTTCATGGAGGCCCTGGGCGAGCGCACCGTGGCGGACCTCTCCCGCGTGGACTTCTACACCAGCCACGAGGGCCTCAACCTCCACTACGAGTCGGCCCAGACACGCCAGGTGCCGTGGCGCGAGGGCTGGTACGACTTGACGACACACCTGCCGTGGATTGGCGAGCGCACCCGGGCCCTGGACGGGGCGCACGTGGAGTTCTTCCGCGGCATCCGCAACCCGGTGGGGGTGAAGCTGGGCCCCAGCGTGTCCCCCGAGGACGCCGTGCGCCTGGCCGAGGCGCTCAACCCGGACAACGAGCCGGGCAAGCTCGTCCTCATCACCCGCATGGGCGCCCAGAAGGTGGCGGATGCGCTCCCCCCGGTGGTGGAGGCCATGCGGCGGGCGGGCCGGCTCGTGCTGTGGGTGTGCGACCCGATGCACGGCAACACCGTGAGCACCTCCTCCGGCATCAAGACGCGCAACTTCCAGGAAGTCCTGCGCGAGGTGGAGCAGAGCTTCGACGTGCACGAGAAGCTCGGCTCCTACCTGGGCGGGGTGCACTTCGAGCTCACGGGTGAGGACGTCACCGAGTGCGTGGGCGGTGCCGTCGGCATCACCGAGCAGGACCTGGAGCGCAACTACGCCACCCTGTGCGATCCGCGGCTCAACTACCGCCAGGCGCTGGAGATGAGCTTCCATATCGCCCGGCGCATGAGCCGCCTTCCCCGTGCGCCCCGGCCCTGA
- a CDS encoding MFS transporter: protein MSPDRRPWLAVMVAALGYFVDMFDLVMFSILRIPSLRGIGVTDPEELARLGKHLLDMQLIGMLLGGFAFGAAGDRFGRTRTLYASIALYSTANLLNAFVTNVEAYAVLRALAGFGLAGELGAGITLVGELLPTRLRGVGTTLVASVGLLGAVVAGATAELLGWKTCYVLGGVLGFVLLAMRLGVAESGLFEQMAQSTAPRGNPLGLLWPSERLVRFGCIVLSAMPIWFATGVLFVFAPELGRAMGLSEAIQPGRVIGFAYGGVVVGNFSSGWLSQVLRSRKRAIGAFLVALAVSMLVFLEVAPLGPMPFYAMIFVVGAATGYWSVFVTTASELFGTNLRATAATSAPNVVRGLAVPITSLWFALKPTLGVLPATRMLALGCCAIGLVCTLMLRETFHRDLDFTES from the coding sequence ATGTCTCCCGACCGTCGCCCCTGGCTGGCCGTGATGGTGGCCGCGCTTGGCTACTTCGTCGACATGTTCGACCTCGTCATGTTCTCGATCCTGCGCATCCCCTCGCTGCGCGGCATCGGCGTGACGGACCCCGAGGAGCTGGCCCGGCTCGGCAAGCACCTGCTGGACATGCAGCTCATCGGCATGCTGCTCGGGGGCTTCGCCTTCGGGGCCGCGGGAGATCGCTTCGGCCGGACGCGCACCCTCTACGCCTCCATCGCGCTCTACTCGACCGCGAACCTGCTCAACGCCTTCGTCACCAACGTGGAGGCATACGCCGTGCTGCGGGCCCTGGCGGGCTTCGGGCTCGCGGGAGAGCTCGGCGCGGGCATCACCCTGGTGGGCGAGCTGCTCCCCACCCGGCTGCGCGGCGTGGGCACCACCCTCGTCGCCTCGGTGGGGCTGCTCGGCGCCGTGGTGGCGGGCGCCACCGCCGAGCTGCTGGGCTGGAAGACCTGCTATGTGCTCGGCGGGGTGCTCGGCTTCGTGCTGCTCGCCATGCGCCTGGGCGTGGCCGAGAGCGGCCTGTTCGAGCAGATGGCCCAGAGCACCGCGCCCCGAGGCAATCCGCTGGGACTGCTCTGGCCCTCGGAGCGGCTGGTGCGCTTTGGCTGCATCGTGCTGAGCGCCATGCCCATCTGGTTCGCCACCGGCGTGCTCTTCGTGTTCGCGCCCGAGCTGGGCAGGGCCATGGGCCTGTCCGAGGCCATCCAGCCCGGCCGCGTCATCGGCTTCGCCTACGGCGGCGTGGTGGTGGGCAACTTCTCGAGCGGCTGGCTCAGCCAGGTGTTGCGCAGCCGCAAGCGGGCCATCGGGGCCTTCCTCGTCGCGCTCGCCGTCTCCATGCTCGTGTTCCTCGAGGTGGCCCCGCTCGGCCCCATGCCGTTCTACGCGATGATTTTCGTGGTGGGCGCGGCCACCGGCTACTGGTCCGTCTTCGTCACCACGGCGAGCGAGCTGTTCGGGACGAACCTGCGCGCCACCGCCGCCACGAGCGCGCCCAACGTGGTGCGGGGCCTGGCCGTCCCCATCACCTCGCTCTGGTTCGCCCTCAAGCCCACGCTCGGAGTGCTCCCCGCCACGCGCATGCTGGCCCTGGGCTGCTGCGCCATCGGGCTGGTGTGCACCCTCATGCTGCGCGAGACGTTCCACCGGGATCTCGACTTCACCGAGTCCTGA